From Seriola aureovittata isolate HTS-2021-v1 ecotype China chromosome 16, ASM2101889v1, whole genome shotgun sequence, one genomic window encodes:
- the dpm3 gene encoding dolichol-phosphate mannosyltransferase subunit 3 codes for MTKLLEWLFGVSLVGAVWALVTFDLLDLSLPKTYREVAWPMPLYLLVSFGCYSLATVGYRVATFNDCEEAAKELQGQIKEAKEDLRKKGLKM; via the coding sequence ATGACTAAACTTCTGGAGTGGCTGTTCGGCGTGTCGCTGGTGGGCGCTGTCTGGGCTCTGGTCACTTTCGACCTGTTGGACCTGAGCCTGCCGAAGACGTACAGAGAGGTGGCCTGGCCAATGCCGCTATACCTGCTGGTGTCATTTGGCTGCTATTCCCTGGCCACCGTGGGATACAGGGTGGCCACATTCAATGACTGTGAGGAAGCAGCTAAAGAGCTGCAGGGGCAGATCAAAGAAGCCAAAGAGGACTTGAGAAAAAAGGGCTTAAAGATGTAA